A genomic region of Gossypium hirsutum isolate 1008001.06 chromosome D01, Gossypium_hirsutum_v2.1, whole genome shotgun sequence contains the following coding sequences:
- the LOC107948537 gene encoding uncharacterized protein, with amino-acid sequence MSTSAVEVSDEKNPIKRTVDASDEWWESRLQVVPEAKKFRTSGIDPEFEGKLDQMFMGIVATGDKAWAPSSGTLLTDFFEDVNNEIPEENEEENMKNDVHISNDVQISSDVHISNDVQIDGTSQKRKNPEMSSSHFKTGRKKSSKQIGGAARLSSQIEKLCNAADNMSQATSSLTPIMDPFGIPQAVKMLDSMSEEVLEASPLYFFALRLLVNKDKRIMFLSINPKIRALWLKTEMEDS; translated from the exons ATGAGTACTTCGGCTGTTGAAGTTAGTGATGAAAAA AATCCTATAAAAAGAACCGTTGATGCATCGGATGAATGGTGGGAGAGTAGGCTCCAG GTTGTGCCTGAAGCTAAAAAATTTAGAACATCGGGTATTGATCCTGAATTCGAAGGGAAGTTGGACCAAATGTTCATGGGGATAGTTGCAACAGGTGATAAAGCATGGGCACCTTCTTCTGGTACACTCCTTACTGATTTTTTCGAGGATGTTAACAACGAAAtacctgaagagaatgaagaagaaaatatgaaaaatgatgttcacatttcaaatgatgTTCAGATTTCAAGTGatgttcacatttcaaatgatgttcaaattgatggaaccagtcaaaaaagaaaaaaccctgaGATGTCAAGTTCACATTTTAAAACTGGAAGAAAGAAATCCTCAAAGCAAATTGGAGGGGCTGCAAGATTGTCCagtcaaatagaaaaattatgcaaTGCAGCTGACAATATGAGTCAAGCCACATCTAGTTTGACTCCTATTATGGATCCATTTGGTATTCCACAAGCAGTTAAAATGCTTGACAGCATGTCAGAAGAAGTTCTAGAAGCTAGTCCGCTATATTTTTTCGCACTTAGATTATTGGTCAATAAGGACAAGCGGattatgtttttatcaattaatcccaAGATTAGAGCTTTGTGGCTTAAGACAGAAATGGAggatagttga